The Synchiropus splendidus isolate RoL2022-P1 chromosome 1, RoL_Sspl_1.0, whole genome shotgun sequence genome includes a window with the following:
- the LOC128758341 gene encoding somatostatin receptor type 5, translating to MDDSSVADYNHTLLDPDLYMEDAIDGFGVTMAILYLVVCIMGLAGNSLVIVAILKLDKMSSATTVYIFNLALADGLFMVGLPFIASQNFQNHWVFGDLVCKVVMVLDGINQFTSIFCLTMMSVDRYMALSDPLRFARWRTPRCAKIISALLWLFSLLTILPMALHFSTERGLCIPVLASDAWWLGVLSYTFVMGFALPFVVMTAFYTTLLLTLRSQRLQTPTATNGNHRLERQVTKMVVAVVLVFGICWLPFYTFNFCSLYQTELAVTFARAFEVMVLLSYSWSCANPILYTCFSDTFRRYFRCLLCSAGKLSPNMQCNTEGYDLNDTTVPDVTMLP from the coding sequence ATGGATGACTCGTCGGTGGCAGACTACAACCACACGCTACTGGACCCTGACTTGTACATGGAGGACGCCATTGATGGATTTGGGGTGACCATGGCAATCCTTTACCTTGTGGTTTGCATCATGGGACTTGCTGGAAACTCCCTTGTCATAGTCGCTATTTTGAAATTGGACAAGATGTCGTCGGCTACCACCGTGTACATTTTTAATCTGGCACTCGCCGACGGACTTTTCATGGTAGGTCTGCCGTTCATTGCGAGTCAGAACTTCCAAAACCACTGGGTGTTTGGCGACTTGGTGTGCAAGGTGGTGATGGTGCTTGACGGCATCAATCAGTTCACCAGCATCTTCTGTCTGACGATGATGAGTGTAGACCGCTATATGGCGCTGTCCGATCCCCTGAGATTCGCCAGATGGAGAACACCACGCTGCGCCAAGATAATATCAGCGTTGCTGtggctcttctccctcctcaCAATTCTTCCCATGGCGCTTCACTTCTCCACAGAGCGAGGGCTGTGTATACCCGTGCTAGCTTCAGATGCTTGGTGGCTCGGTGTGTTGTCTTACACCTTTGTCATGGGTTTTGCGTTACCATTCGTCGTCATGACTGCATTCTACACAACACTGCTGCTAACACTCAGATCCCAGCGACTTCAGACTCCCACAGCTACCAACGGGAACCATCGGTTAGAACGTCAAGTGACCAAAATGGTTGTCGCTGTTGTGCTTGTGTTTGGGATCTGCTGGCTGCCCTTCTATACCTTCAACTTCTGCTCGCTTTATCAAACTGAGCTGGCTGTGACCTTTGCAAGAGCATTTGAAGTCATGGTGCTCTTGTCGTATTCATGGAGCTGTGCTAACCCAATCCTCTACACCTGCTTCTCCGACACCTTCAGGAGATACTTCCGTTGCCTTTTATGCTCCGCTGGAAAATTATCCCCAAATATgcaatgcaacactgaagggtATGACCTGAATGATACCAC